From Gemmatimonadota bacterium, the proteins below share one genomic window:
- a CDS encoding ABC transporter ATP-binding protein, with amino-acid sequence MITPDQTSVFEATSLTKKFGDTIALNSVTLSLGAHRVIGLIGRNGGGKTTLIQHMIGLYLPTEGMCKTLGRACDQLGANELSRIGVVHQENRFFEWMTVEQHLHYVSSFYEIWDRDLEAHLLRELELETSARVGNLSSGNMQKLGIILAVCHHPELLILDEPVSGLDPIARETLLKFLMRLLAEDENTIVISSHILRDIEKIVDWVVCLDEGVVKADKSLDDLHQTYAKWTVTGNNLPQQFSEPYILSQTVNGVQAQLIVNQALGNAHQFKQTYQADITSQSLNLDQLFPILIREDS; translated from the coding sequence ATGATAACACCTGATCAGACATCTGTATTTGAAGCCACATCACTGACCAAAAAATTCGGCGACACCATAGCGCTCAACTCCGTAACGCTCTCTCTTGGGGCGCATCGCGTAATTGGATTGATCGGACGCAATGGCGGGGGCAAAACCACCTTAATCCAGCACATGATCGGCCTGTATTTGCCCACAGAGGGCATGTGTAAAACACTGGGACGCGCGTGCGATCAGCTGGGTGCAAATGAACTCTCGCGCATAGGCGTGGTACATCAGGAAAATCGATTTTTCGAATGGATGACCGTCGAACAGCACCTGCACTACGTGTCCTCATTTTACGAGATATGGGACCGCGACCTGGAAGCGCATCTGTTGCGCGAACTCGAACTGGAAACATCTGCACGCGTGGGCAACCTGTCTTCGGGGAACATGCAAAAATTGGGAATCATTCTGGCAGTATGTCATCATCCCGAGCTATTGATCTTAGATGAGCCGGTCAGTGGCCTGGACCCCATTGCCCGCGAGACACTATTGAAATTTCTAATGAGACTCCTGGCTGAAGACGAAAACACAATCGTGATCTCCTCACATATCTTGCGGGACATCGAAAAAATAGTAGATTGGGTCGTATGCCTCGACGAAGGTGTGGTCAAAGCCGACAAGTCCCTGGACGATCTGCACCAGACTTATGCAAAGTGGACAGTCACGGGAAACAATCTGCCCCAGCAATTTTCTGAACCTTATATCCTATCGCAAACAGTGAACGGAGTACAGGCACAATTGATCGTCAATCAGGCACTGGGCAATGCACACCAATTCAAGCAGACCTATCAGGCTGATATCACCAGTCAGTCCCTGAACCTCGACCAGCTATTTCCCATCCTGATACGGGAGGATTCGTAA
- a CDS encoding GntR family transcriptional regulator: protein MLISIDHHNGIPVFRQVIDQVKFYIVSGLLAPGDELPSTRALSGQLGLNPMTVSKAYSLLEAEGLVERRRGRPLTIKPLQDQIVHAEKLEQLKPQLTQLATMVRQLGVDRAEVVDLFISILDALEKENDNT, encoded by the coding sequence ATGTTGATCTCGATTGACCATCACAATGGCATCCCCGTTTTTCGCCAGGTTATCGACCAGGTGAAATTCTACATAGTCAGCGGGCTCCTCGCGCCGGGTGACGAACTGCCCTCAACCCGCGCATTATCGGGACAACTGGGACTCAATCCAATGACAGTGAGCAAAGCGTACAGCCTGTTGGAAGCAGAGGGATTGGTCGAGCGGCGACGCGGACGGCCTCTAACTATAAAACCACTACAAGATCAAATCGTACACGCCGAAAAACTGGAACAACTCAAACCACAACTCACGCAATTGGCAACAATGGTTCGACAATTAGGGGTAGATCGGGCGGAAGTCGTGGATCTCTTCATATCCATCTTAGATGCTCTGGAGAAAGAAAATGATAACACCTGA
- a CDS encoding LUD domain-containing protein, whose amino-acid sequence MASQRYENLYEKIETALREKPKRTQLYNAVKRARDARRTAIDILPQGEAFRKEVRDIKVRCLHKLDDLVDQFAEKVESRGAKVFLAKDGAAAIDYILKLSAEKNAETVAKSKSLTSEEIEVNHPLEDAGLEVIETDLGELIIQKVHEKPFHLVFPAVHKTAVEVAEIFKKETGEDVPNDVDAIMRIVRKYLRPIFLNADIGMTGANVGVAESGTILIETNEGNARLVSSIPDVHICIMGREKVVETVEDALQMMLAHPVSAVGQHTTTYVTWMSGRSPLGEGEGRAPRESHIIILDNGRTRMQEDPLFSDALNCIRCGACMNICPTYGVVGGHTFGYIYPGPIGIPWTAEVHGVDKAGDFAPLCISCGLCKEICPAEIDIPMMIAGVKDRDSEANPHPRVNKMLMAAEKAAKMSSLTAPISNWMMDNGLVRWAMEKVMGIDRRRQLPKFSRKTLVKRFAKRGPSPVSNPVRKVAFFTDLFANYNDPDLGMAAIERLEALGCEVIIPPQKSSGYPYIGYGDLKNAKKIARENVDLLLPYIQQGYEVVATEPTATYCLKISYPKLLEKADDAVSVAEHTYEFFEFLSLLESNISDEEQNVLRGRAFGFHIPCHQRPLGAGEHAMAFLRQRGADVALIETGTCCGMAGTFGLKAGPLGYELAQAVGEPLFEGFREASIEAIVTESSVCAIHLSEGTELEVWHPLNLLRLLE is encoded by the coding sequence ATGGCAAGTCAAAGATACGAAAACCTGTACGAAAAAATAGAAACAGCACTGCGAGAAAAACCAAAACGCACACAACTCTACAACGCAGTCAAACGGGCGCGAGATGCACGGCGCACGGCAATTGACATTCTGCCGCAAGGAGAGGCATTTCGCAAAGAAGTCCGCGACATCAAAGTGCGGTGCCTGCACAAATTGGACGACCTGGTCGATCAATTTGCCGAGAAAGTCGAATCGCGCGGGGCAAAAGTCTTCCTCGCGAAAGACGGTGCTGCTGCGATTGACTACATCTTAAAACTATCAGCAGAAAAAAATGCCGAGACCGTGGCAAAATCAAAATCACTAACCAGCGAAGAAATCGAAGTCAATCACCCGCTGGAAGACGCGGGCCTGGAAGTCATAGAAACCGACCTCGGCGAGCTTATTATCCAAAAAGTCCACGAAAAACCATTCCATCTGGTATTCCCCGCAGTCCATAAAACCGCCGTTGAAGTCGCCGAAATATTTAAAAAAGAAACAGGTGAGGACGTACCTAATGATGTAGATGCAATCATGAGAATCGTGCGCAAATACCTGCGGCCGATTTTTCTCAACGCCGACATCGGCATGACAGGCGCAAATGTAGGCGTAGCCGAATCGGGCACAATCCTGATCGAAACTAACGAAGGCAATGCCCGTCTGGTATCGAGCATACCCGATGTACACATCTGCATTATGGGACGCGAAAAAGTCGTGGAAACGGTAGAAGACGCATTGCAAATGATGCTGGCGCATCCGGTCAGCGCTGTCGGCCAACACACGACAACCTATGTAACGTGGATGAGTGGCAGATCGCCTCTGGGCGAAGGCGAGGGACGCGCACCGCGAGAATCGCATATCATCATCCTGGACAACGGTCGTACCAGGATGCAAGAAGACCCCCTGTTTTCAGACGCGCTCAACTGCATCCGCTGCGGCGCCTGCATGAATATCTGCCCGACATACGGCGTAGTCGGCGGACATACATTTGGATACATATACCCCGGACCGATTGGCATACCCTGGACAGCCGAAGTTCACGGCGTAGATAAGGCCGGCGACTTCGCGCCGCTGTGTATTTCGTGTGGCTTGTGCAAAGAAATATGCCCCGCAGAAATCGACATCCCAATGATGATAGCCGGGGTAAAAGACCGCGACAGCGAAGCCAATCCGCATCCGCGCGTCAACAAAATGCTGATGGCCGCTGAAAAAGCTGCAAAAATGAGCAGTTTGACAGCACCCATATCCAACTGGATGATGGACAATGGACTGGTGCGATGGGCAATGGAAAAAGTGATGGGCATTGATCGACGCCGTCAGCTACCCAAATTCAGCCGAAAGACACTCGTAAAACGCTTCGCAAAACGCGGACCATCTCCCGTATCGAACCCCGTTCGCAAAGTAGCCTTTTTCACAGATCTGTTTGCCAATTACAACGACCCCGACCTGGGAATGGCGGCAATTGAACGCCTGGAAGCACTCGGTTGCGAAGTCATCATCCCCCCTCAGAAAAGCAGTGGATATCCCTATATCGGGTACGGCGACCTGAAAAATGCGAAAAAAATTGCGCGCGAAAACGTGGATCTCCTCCTCCCCTATATACAACAGGGCTATGAGGTCGTTGCAACAGAACCCACGGCAACATATTGCCTGAAAATCTCATATCCCAAATTGCTCGAAAAAGCAGACGATGCCGTATCTGTCGCCGAACACACGTATGAGTTTTTCGAATTCCTATCCCTGCTCGAAAGCAATATTTCAGATGAAGAGCAAAATGTCCTGCGCGGACGCGCATTTGGATTCCACATCCCCTGTCACCAGCGCCCCCTGGGAGCAGGTGAACACGCAATGGCATTCTTGCGCCAGCGCGGTGCAGACGTCGCCCTCATCGAAACGGGCACCTGCTGTGGCATGGCGGGAACATTTGGCTTGAAAGCCGGACCCCTCGGTTACGAACTCGCACAGGCTGTTGGAGAGCCTCTCTTCGAAGGCTTTCGCGAAGCCAGTATAGAAGCCATCGTAACAGAAAGCAGCGTATGCGCCATCCATCTGTCTGAAGGAACCGAACTCGAAGTCTGGCATCCCTTAAACCTGCTTCGTCTCCTGGAGTAG
- the pheA gene encoding prephenate dehydratase gives MGKKKKIIVAFQGERGAFSEMAARSYFGKDVEVVPQRNFSALFAAVEHEECTHGMVPIENSLIGSIHENYDHLSAHHLQIVGELKLRIVHNLIVNPGVKLKDIRYIYSQAPALAQCTQFTASLSQAETVMTSDTAGAVKALKTSGARDAAAIASAQAAWDCDLEILQAGIEDDHQNYTRFLVVTSESLIPENPDIEMPAKTSIVFAMKNVPGALFKSLSVFALRDLNLLKIESRPLAGKPWEYAFSLDFEGHIRQEPCTRAIEHLREIATFVKILGSYRQGDMVEGKVWKDEKRKT, from the coding sequence ATGGGTAAAAAGAAAAAAATAATAGTCGCATTTCAAGGTGAACGCGGTGCATTTAGCGAAATGGCCGCGCGCTCGTACTTTGGCAAAGATGTCGAAGTCGTACCACAACGCAATTTCTCAGCCCTGTTTGCCGCAGTCGAACACGAAGAATGCACGCACGGCATGGTACCCATTGAAAACTCATTGATAGGTAGCATTCACGAAAATTACGACCACCTGTCAGCCCATCATTTACAGATCGTCGGCGAACTAAAATTGCGCATTGTACACAACTTAATTGTAAATCCAGGCGTGAAATTAAAAGACATCCGCTATATCTATTCGCAAGCACCTGCCCTGGCTCAGTGTACACAATTCACTGCATCCCTATCGCAGGCCGAAACAGTTATGACCTCCGATACCGCAGGAGCCGTAAAAGCTTTGAAAACATCGGGCGCACGCGATGCGGCTGCAATAGCGAGTGCCCAGGCGGCCTGGGATTGCGATCTGGAAATCTTGCAGGCGGGCATTGAAGACGACCATCAAAACTACACGCGATTTTTAGTCGTCACATCCGAGTCTCTAATACCTGAAAATCCAGACATCGAAATGCCCGCAAAAACATCGATCGTATTCGCCATGAAAAACGTGCCCGGCGCATTGTTTAAGAGCTTGAGCGTATTTGCCTTGCGCGACCTCAACCTGCTCAAAATCGAATCTCGCCCCCTCGCCGGCAAACCCTGGGAATACGCCTTCTCGCTCGACTTTGAGGGCCATATCCGTCAAGAACCCTGTACCCGCGCCATTGAACACCTGCGCGAAATCGCCACCTTTGTAAAAATCCTCGGTTCTTATCGACAGGGGGACATGGTCGAAGGCAAAGTTTGGAAAGACGAAAAACGCAAAACGTAA
- a CDS encoding histone deacetylase: MNKVGLVQHPDFQKHDTGGAHPERPERLQTLHAHLDATGLTKDLITLEPRQVDTSWLEKAHTPEHIANVKSRCTQGITYMDDFDTRICPLSFDIARLAVGATFEAIDAVIAARVHTAFCAVRPPGHHAERNHAMGFCLFSNAVIAARYIQETYSLERVAIVDWDVHHGNGTQHILETDPSVFFFSIHQYPHYPGTGRDDETGIGEGEGFTLNAPVPAGSDDAMYLRIFDDVFLPAMHAFKPQFVIISAGFDAHRSDPLSATQVTESGFAEMTKRVIAVARDHAEGRLISVLEGGYDLGGLSRSVESHIKELMNG, translated from the coding sequence ATGAACAAAGTAGGACTGGTTCAACATCCCGATTTTCAAAAACACGACACGGGAGGCGCGCATCCCGAGCGTCCCGAGCGACTGCAAACACTGCATGCCCATCTCGATGCAACGGGCCTGACAAAAGACCTCATAACACTCGAACCCCGACAGGTCGATACATCCTGGTTGGAAAAAGCGCACACCCCCGAACATATTGCAAACGTAAAATCTCGATGTACACAAGGCATCACGTACATGGACGATTTTGACACCAGAATCTGTCCACTATCTTTTGACATAGCCCGACTCGCTGTTGGCGCAACATTTGAAGCCATTGACGCGGTCATAGCCGCGCGCGTACACACGGCTTTTTGTGCCGTGCGTCCCCCCGGACACCATGCCGAACGCAATCACGCAATGGGATTCTGTCTATTTAGCAACGCGGTCATAGCCGCGCGATATATACAAGAAACATATTCCCTTGAACGCGTGGCAATTGTAGATTGGGACGTGCATCACGGCAATGGCACACAGCACATATTGGAAACCGATCCCTCGGTATTCTTCTTTAGCATCCACCAATACCCCCATTATCCCGGCACGGGGCGGGATGACGAAACCGGTATTGGCGAAGGAGAGGGATTCACACTAAATGCACCCGTGCCCGCAGGCAGCGATGACGCGATGTACTTGCGTATATTCGACGACGTATTCTTGCCCGCCATGCACGCATTTAAACCGCAATTTGTCATTATCTCCGCTGGATTTGACGCGCATCGGTCCGATCCCTTATCGGCCACTCAAGTGACGGAATCCGGTTTTGCCGAAATGACAAAGCGCGTAATAGCTGTCGCACGAGACCACGCAGAAGGAAGGTTAATCTCTGTCCTGGAAGGCGGATATGATTTGGGCGGCCTCTCGCGCAGCGTAGAATCCCACATAAAGGAACTAATGAATGGGTAA
- a CDS encoding ankyrin repeat domain-containing protein → MSIEKARAAVESGDIHTLKRLIAEDPQLANKTTADNPRTLLHTLCDYPAHRPRSRESAKILIRSGADVNARAKFEGKTDPGETPLHWAASSDDAEMIEILLDNGAEIDIDGGVIANGTPLWEAVIFGMQNAAAKLIQRGATCNLMIAAGVGRLDLVEKFFDKEGNITDTAGVLPGWSEPRSERDCIDSAFGMACRNGHLETARWLLGKKPDINRKNPVGETPLDQAVDRKHTQVANWLMTIGAKRSANL, encoded by the coding sequence ATGAGCATTGAAAAGGCGCGTGCCGCCGTCGAATCCGGCGATATACATACCCTGAAAAGACTGATAGCAGAAGATCCGCAACTGGCCAATAAAACCACAGCGGACAATCCCCGCACACTTTTGCACACACTCTGCGATTATCCCGCACACAGACCCAGAAGCCGCGAGTCCGCAAAAATATTGATACGCTCAGGCGCGGATGTCAATGCGCGGGCAAAGTTCGAGGGAAAAACTGACCCTGGCGAAACACCCTTGCATTGGGCAGCCAGCAGCGACGATGCGGAAATGATTGAAATACTTCTCGACAACGGTGCGGAAATCGACATCGATGGCGGGGTCATTGCAAACGGCACACCACTCTGGGAAGCCGTGATATTCGGCATGCAAAACGCAGCGGCAAAACTGATCCAGCGCGGGGCAACCTGCAACCTGATGATCGCTGCTGGCGTGGGGCGACTCGATCTCGTTGAAAAATTTTTCGATAAAGAAGGCAATATAACCGATACGGCGGGCGTCCTGCCCGGATGGTCAGAACCCCGATCTGAACGAGACTGTATCGACAGTGCCTTCGGAATGGCATGCCGCAATGGGCACCTCGAAACCGCCAGATGGTTGCTGGGGAAAAAACCGGATATCAACCGCAAAAATCCCGTCGGGGAAACGCCTCTGGATCAAGCCGTGGACAGAAAACACACCCAAGTAGCGAACTGGCTGATGACAATTGGCGCGAAACGATCCGCGAACCTGTGA
- the mnmA gene encoding tRNA 2-thiouridine(34) synthase MnmA codes for MKIAALISGGVDSSVALNILKNESHDLTAFYLKVWLEDELAFLGECPWETDLKFVRAVCDQLNVPLEIISLQSEYLERVVSYALEELRAGRTPSPDIFCNQRIKFGAFFDHIDSSYEKVATGHYAQIAQSNGTYHLKRAPDPIKDQTYFLSGMYQSQVARALFPIGNLMKSEVRQLARDFDLPNQARKDSQGICFLGKIRYPDFIAFHLGEKKGDIIDRETGRILGPHRGYYYYTIGQRYGLGLGGGPWYVVQKDIERNIIYVSHATKHKNTSRNQFVATNPNWIAEPPDKTALQLKLRHGPELLNCEIEATDDNRLSVTIAEKDSGIAPGQFAVFYDGDLCLGSAVIDH; via the coding sequence ATGAAAATCGCCGCTCTCATTTCCGGTGGTGTCGATAGTTCCGTGGCTTTGAACATATTGAAAAATGAAAGCCACGACCTGACGGCATTTTACTTAAAAGTATGGCTCGAAGACGAACTCGCTTTCTTAGGGGAGTGTCCCTGGGAAACCGACCTGAAATTTGTCCGGGCCGTATGCGATCAACTCAATGTACCACTGGAGATAATCTCCCTACAATCTGAATACCTCGAACGCGTCGTATCTTATGCACTCGAAGAACTGCGCGCTGGACGCACACCCAGCCCAGATATATTTTGCAACCAGCGGATCAAATTCGGCGCATTCTTTGACCACATAGACAGCAGCTATGAAAAAGTGGCAACCGGACACTACGCCCAAATCGCACAGAGCAACGGAACTTATCATCTAAAACGCGCACCCGACCCCATTAAAGACCAGACCTACTTCTTATCCGGCATGTATCAATCACAGGTCGCGCGGGCATTATTTCCCATCGGAAACCTGATGAAAAGCGAAGTACGCCAACTCGCCCGAGATTTTGACCTGCCAAATCAAGCGCGAAAAGACAGCCAGGGAATATGCTTCTTAGGCAAAATCAGATATCCAGACTTTATCGCATTTCACCTGGGCGAAAAAAAAGGCGATATTATCGACAGAGAAACCGGACGAATCCTGGGACCCCATCGGGGCTACTATTATTACACAATAGGACAGCGGTATGGCCTGGGATTGGGCGGGGGACCCTGGTACGTCGTCCAAAAAGATATCGAGCGCAACATCATCTATGTATCCCACGCCACGAAGCACAAGAACACATCGCGGAACCAATTTGTCGCCACAAATCCCAACTGGATTGCAGAACCACCTGACAAAACCGCCCTGCAATTAAAACTGCGCCACGGTCCAGAATTACTCAACTGTGAAATCGAAGCAACAGACGACAACCGCTTATCCGTAACCATAGCAGAAAAAGACTCCGGCATAGCGCCCGGACAATTCGCCGTATTTTACGACGGCGACCTCTGCCTTGGTAGCGCGGTAATTGACCACTAA
- a CDS encoding phytanoyl-CoA dioxygenase family protein — MSSKREQLIQEGFCVFENVLTPEMVARTNAVSNRLLDAQDAEYFEEQKSTGSLISIYNDDFFAELVTWSKALNALREMGFDHPTFSSGYIISKPPHSPPLFWHQDWWGWNDPISYEPLPQQVFLMYYLVDTSRKNGCLRLIEGSHLKRHLLHDITPEAHTDDLRRVSDPDHPAYQSYPDERDVPVRAGDLVIGDSRLLHSAHANKTDQRRTVITLWYHPIYNELPDGMRARLANRHPIPDHWSEEATRKIAPLMPIYEGECEELEWNRIPGPALV, encoded by the coding sequence ATGTCTTCCAAACGCGAACAGTTAATTCAAGAGGGATTCTGTGTATTTGAAAATGTACTCACCCCCGAAATGGTTGCGCGCACAAACGCAGTGTCCAATCGCCTGTTAGACGCGCAAGACGCCGAGTATTTTGAGGAACAAAAATCGACGGGCAGTTTGATCAGCATTTACAATGACGACTTTTTTGCCGAACTGGTCACATGGTCAAAAGCACTAAATGCTTTGCGAGAAATGGGCTTTGATCACCCCACCTTTTCATCAGGCTATATAATCAGCAAACCCCCGCATAGCCCACCCCTGTTCTGGCATCAGGACTGGTGGGGATGGAATGATCCCATCAGCTACGAGCCCCTGCCGCAACAGGTATTTTTGATGTACTATCTCGTAGATACCTCGCGTAAAAATGGGTGTTTGAGATTAATCGAAGGCTCGCACTTAAAACGACATCTCCTGCACGACATAACCCCCGAAGCACATACCGATGATTTGAGGCGCGTATCCGATCCAGACCATCCGGCCTATCAGTCGTATCCCGACGAGCGCGATGTTCCCGTGCGTGCTGGCGACCTGGTCATCGGCGATTCGCGGCTATTGCACAGCGCACACGCCAACAAAACGGATCAGCGGCGGACAGTCATCACACTGTGGTACCACCCGATATACAACGAACTACCCGACGGCATGCGCGCCCGCCTGGCGAACCGGCACCCAATACCAGATCACTGGTCTGAAGAAGCCACCCGCAAAATCGCGCCACTAATGCCCATTTACGAAGGCGAATGCGAAGAACTCGAATGGAATCGCATTCCCGGACCTGCATTAGTGTAA
- a CDS encoding HEAT repeat domain-containing protein has product MAEQSHLLNDEAILHFIARGYCVVKTNVAPHIHAQILTDAKKAMAEGNPGNDILHAAPGLREIFDDEAMIGALSSLLGNSYVMHCHRHCHRNTAGTEGRNFHQDGSTRRFAGWSRPWRRHHRPRTVMAICYPHQTPIEMGPTGVIPGTQYYSAKPQNEFDYEFPFAVVDPGDVLLVHFDLFHRVSSNTSNRDRYMMKFLFKRTEEPTAPNWHAASDFDPDFDTLAHRIKPDHPSDVLLRHPLVWEFMWRWMRGETPPTWGDDAPVSVDDMMHNLNSDDPGVVLNATYALGRLGKHAVPALMDVLLGPDEALREQVPAALSAAGRYAVDPLVQALTHSDDWVRATAADTLGDIGLPALDALPAIRNALSDRDDWVRHNATRALTIWSKAAETARNDLLTALKDAEPFVGFNALTALEHMDSVDDAQVLPLLKTMQNHEHSRLRYQVNEMLQRVA; this is encoded by the coding sequence GTGGCCGAACAATCACATCTATTAAACGACGAGGCGATATTGCATTTTATTGCGCGGGGATACTGTGTGGTCAAAACAAATGTCGCGCCGCATATCCACGCACAAATTCTGACAGATGCAAAAAAAGCCATGGCAGAGGGAAACCCGGGCAATGACATATTGCACGCCGCACCGGGCTTGCGCGAAATTTTTGACGACGAAGCAATGATCGGCGCACTATCGAGCCTCCTCGGCAATTCTTATGTGATGCACTGCCACAGGCATTGCCATCGCAATACCGCAGGTACAGAAGGCCGAAATTTTCACCAGGACGGTTCAACGCGTCGCTTCGCCGGCTGGAGCCGACCGTGGCGGCGTCACCATCGCCCCCGAACTGTAATGGCAATTTGTTATCCGCACCAGACGCCGATTGAAATGGGACCCACTGGCGTGATACCCGGAACACAGTATTACAGTGCAAAACCGCAAAATGAGTTCGATTACGAATTCCCATTTGCAGTTGTCGATCCCGGCGATGTATTGCTCGTACATTTTGATTTGTTCCATCGCGTATCCAGCAACACAAGCAACCGTGATCGGTACATGATGAAATTTTTGTTCAAACGCACAGAAGAGCCAACAGCACCGAATTGGCATGCCGCATCGGATTTCGATCCCGATTTCGACACCCTTGCCCACCGAATAAAACCCGACCATCCATCCGATGTTTTATTGCGCCATCCCCTCGTATGGGAATTTATGTGGCGCTGGATGCGCGGTGAAACCCCGCCTACTTGGGGAGATGACGCACCCGTCTCCGTGGATGACATGATGCACAACCTGAACAGCGATGATCCAGGTGTCGTGCTAAATGCGACATACGCACTGGGGAGATTGGGCAAACACGCTGTACCAGCATTAATGGACGTATTGCTGGGACCAGATGAAGCACTTCGAGAGCAAGTACCCGCAGCACTATCAGCAGCAGGTAGGTACGCTGTAGATCCACTCGTCCAGGCATTGACACACTCGGATGACTGGGTGCGCGCAACGGCTGCGGATACCCTGGGCGACATTGGCTTACCAGCCCTCGACGCGCTACCCGCTATTCGCAACGCACTTTCAGACCGGGACGACTGGGTGCGCCACAATGCCACGCGCGCATTGACCATCTGGAGCAAAGCCGCCGAAACCGCCCGCAATGACCTGCTCACAGCACTAAAAGACGCCGAGCCTTTTGTCGGCTTCAACGCGCTAACAGCTCTGGAACACATGGACAGCGTTGACGATGCACAGGTACTGCCATTGTTAAAAACAATGCAAAACCATGAACACTCGCGATTGCGCTATCAAGTGAACGAAATGCTACAACGCGTAGCCTGA
- a CDS encoding mandelate racemase/muconate lactonizing enzyme family protein — MKITSITCDILSTARQQGATRYEDTAGLKFPQVASQSTQTFPGRADMRHLCVYPSGRSTAVIRVRTDKGIEGIGEAHAPAAPRVVKTIVEDLLCPVLIGEDPRSIDVLWERMFSTMRLRSHTQGFTLEAIAGIDIALWDIRGKYYNEPIWRLLGGAYRLQIPVYSSGTPGQTIESRCEGIERVLDDGFSVVKTSCGRGTIDEQMHVVREMSRAVGDRGKLLVDAHGGFDIKDALRFVRFLEDLGNVEWFEDALLPEDHQGYRQLTQSTSVRIAVGETDCNRYVVRDRLLNKECDLILPDVCRAGGISETLRIAQLADVFGVSWASHVSTSTPVHLMAGLHVGAATPNCFISECPSGFARGPFGNGLLTEPLLLENGHVTLSDKPGLGITLNEDAVAQLILS, encoded by the coding sequence ATGAAAATCACTTCTATTACCTGCGATATTCTCTCTACCGCTCGTCAGCAGGGTGCGACGCGATATGAAGATACCGCAGGATTAAAATTTCCGCAAGTCGCGTCCCAATCTACACAGACCTTTCCCGGCAGAGCCGATATGCGCCACCTGTGTGTCTATCCTTCGGGGCGTTCGACAGCGGTTATTCGCGTGCGTACGGATAAAGGTATTGAGGGCATTGGCGAAGCCCACGCTCCGGCTGCGCCCCGCGTTGTCAAAACGATTGTGGAAGATTTGTTGTGTCCGGTGCTTATCGGGGAGGATCCGCGCTCGATCGACGTTTTGTGGGAGCGCATGTTTTCGACGATGCGCCTGCGCTCCCATACGCAGGGGTTTACACTGGAGGCGATTGCGGGGATCGATATCGCGCTTTGGGATATACGCGGGAAGTACTACAATGAACCGATCTGGCGGTTGCTCGGTGGTGCTTATCGCTTGCAAATTCCCGTGTATTCATCGGGTACGCCGGGCCAGACTATTGAGTCTCGTTGCGAGGGGATTGAAAGGGTTCTGGATGATGGGTTTTCTGTTGTGAAGACATCCTGTGGACGAGGGACGATAGACGAGCAAATGCACGTCGTTCGAGAGATGTCCCGCGCTGTGGGAGACCGCGGCAAGCTTCTCGTTGATGCACACGGCGGATTCGATATTAAGGATGCTCTTCGTTTTGTCCGATTTCTCGAGGATCTCGGCAATGTGGAATGGTTTGAAGATGCTCTGTTGCCCGAAGATCATCAGGGTTATCGGCAGCTAACCCAATCGACTTCTGTTCGAATCGCTGTTGGGGAGACAGACTGCAACCGCTATGTTGTGCGAGATCGTTTGCTGAATAAAGAGTGCGATCTCATTCTTCCCGATGTCTGCCGGGCTGGTGGTATTTCTGAGACGCTGCGTATCGCACAATTAGCCGATGTGTTTGGCGTGTCCTGGGCGTCCCATGTGAGTACGAGTACTCCTGTTCATCTCATGGCGGGTCTGCATGTCGGCGCGGCGACTCCCAATTGCTTTATTTCTGAATGCCCCAGCGGTTTTGCGCGCGGTCCTTTTGGTAATGGGCTTCTTACAGAGCCTTTGTTGCTTGAAAATGGGCATGTTACTCTGAGTGACAAACCCGGCCTCGGTATTACGCTTAACGAAGATGCTGTTGCGCAATTGATTTTATCATAA